Part of the Paenibacillus sp. YPG26 genome, CCCAGCTTGACGAGGTAACCAAGCACCGCAAGCTGCACCGGGAACGCCGCAAAGAGAATGGAGTTGTACAGGTAGCGCTCGTGGGATACACGAATGCTGGTAAATCCACACTTCTCAAGCAGCTGACGGCTGCGGATGTGTATATTGAGAACCAGCTGTTTGCTACGCTTGATCCGACTTCACGGGCCTTGATTCTGCCCAGCGGGAAGGAAGTCGTCTTGACAGATACCGTTGGTTTCATACAGAATCTCCCGCATGATCTTGTTGCGTCCTTCAGGGCTACGCTGGAAGAAGCTAATGAGGCGGATCTCATCCTGCATGTCGTTGATGCTTCTTCTGACACAAGGGATGAGCAGATGAAGGTTGTTGACCGTATATTGAATGATTTGGGTGCAAGCGGGACTCCGCAGGTGGTTCTGTACAACAAGAAGGACCTTTGTACGCCTGAACAGCTGGAGCTGCTGCCGTCCGGTGAAGATCATATCAAGATTAGCGCCTATGATGAGAAGGATTTGGAGATCATCCGCGAGGTTATCCAGGACAAATTAACCGGCGAGACGGTAACTTTCCGCATTCCGGCAGCTCGCGGGGACCTAAGCTCAGTCATCTATAGAGTTGGCGATGTGATCGGGCAAGAAATTGAAGAAGACGATTTGCTGTTTGAAGTAAGACTGAACCAAGCAGATTATGAGAAGCACGGTTACCTTTTGAAGGAATATGAAGTGCGTTCATAAAAGGATCCGTTAAATATATTTTGCGACAGCTAATGGGATAACGAGAGGATAATGGGAATGGCCGTATTTTCAGATCAGATTATGAAATGGATGGAGCTTGCCGAGACGAAGGCGGCTTCAAGATTCAAGGCGATTGACCGGATTGTAGATACCAACCAGTGGAAAGTCATTGAGGCTTTCAAGAAGCATCAGGTTAGTGATTTTCACTTTGCTGGTTCTACTGGATATGCCTACAATGATCGCGGACGTGAGGTGCTTGATCTTGTATACGCAGAGGTGTTCGGAGCAGAAGCCGCATTAGTCAGACCGCATTTTGCTTCTGGAACTCATACTATTGCCACTGCCCTGTTCGGTGTTCTGAGACCAGGGGATGAGCTTTTGTATATTACAGGACGTCCGTACGATACACTTCACAAGGTAATTGGTAAGCCTGGAGACGGTACCGGGTCTCTTGGGGACTATGGTATCCTTTATAAGGAAGCTGCGTTGCTTGATGATGGTGGTGTAGATTGGGACCTGGTATCCAGCTTAATTACAACGGCCACTAAAGTTATCGGGATTCAGCGTTCAAGAGGATACGATTGGAGAGATTCGTTCCGGGTTGACCAAATTGAAGAGATGGTTAAGCGGGTAAAAGAAATCAAGCAGGATGTCATAGTATTCGTGGATAACTGTTACGGCGAGTTCACAGAAGATCGGGAGCCCACAGAGGTGGGCGCCGATCTTATTGCGGGATCCCTTATCAAGAATCCCGGAGGTGGTCTTGCCGAGACAGGTGGGTATATCTGCGGCAAGGCTGAATACGTCGAACTCGCTGCATACCGGCTGACGGCTCCGGGTATTGGCGGGGAAGTGGGTGCCATGCTGGGCACAACAAGAGGGATCTATCAAGGATTATTTATGGCTCCTACGATTGTTGGACAAGCCGTCAAAGGCAGCGTGATTGCAGCAGCAGTATTTGAGCAGGCTGGGTTCGAGAGCAAGCCGAAATGGGATGAACCCAGAACGGATCTGATTCAGGCTATCGCTTTCACGTCTTCAGCCCACCTAATTGCCTTTGTCCAGGGCATTCAACGCGCTGCGGCGGTGGATGGGCATGTTGTGCCCGAAGCCTGGGACATGCCCGGGTATGAACATCCTGTGATTATGGCCGCCGGAACCTTTATCCAGGGTGGCAGCCTTGAGTTGTCTGCGGATGCGCCTATTCGCGAGCCTTTCATTGCTTATATGCAAGGTGGGCTAACCTATTCCCATGTGAAGTACGGCATACTTACAGCACTTCAAAATATGATTAATCACAATTTATTGTGAGCATTCCTAACATGTGCTTGACACTGTAAGACAATATGACATAGAATGGGATTATGATTATTTAAGTGGAAGGTTGAGAGCGATGGGTGATGAAATTCGTAGAAATATGGCCTTGTTTCCAATTGGGATCGTAATGAAGCTTACTGATTTGTCGGCCCGTCAGATTCGCTATTACGAGCAGCATCAGCTAATCGTGCCAGCGAGAACTTCTGGTAATCAGCGTCTCTTCTCCTTCAATGATGTCGAGCGTTTGCTCGAGATCAAAGCATTGATTGACAAAGGCGTGAATATAGCCGGGATTAAGCAGGTAATGACCCCGATGATCAAAGAGTCACAGGAAGCGACAGTAATTACGAATGACACTGAGGAGAAACGCAAGGTTCTGACGGACTCACAGCTCTATCGTATGCTCAAGCAGGAACTCGTTACAGGTGGCAAGAGACCAGGTCAGGTTTCACTGATTCAAGGAGAGTTATCACGGTTTTTCAAGCAATAACCATATAACTTAATCACAAAGGGAGAGGGTACAGTGAGTTACACAAAAGAAGATATTCTTCGTATTGCCAAGGAAGAGAATGTCCGTTTCATTCGTTTGCAATTCACAGATTTGCTTGGAACAATCAAGAACGTTGAGATTCCGGTAAGCCAACTGCCTAAAGCACTCGATAACAAGATGATGTTTGACGGATCTTCTATTGAAGGTTATGTCCGCATTGAAGAGTCTGATATGTACTTATATCCTGATCTTGAGACATGGGTTATCTTCCCGTGGGTAGCAGAAGATCGTGTTGCCCGTCTCATTTGTGATGTCTATATGCCAGATGGTACACCATTTGCTGGTGACCCACGCGGTATCTTGAAGCGTAACCTGGCTGAAGCTAAGGAGCTTGGTTACACCTCTATGAACGTTGGTCCTGAGCCGGAATTCTTCTTGTTCAAGACAGACGAGAAGGGTAATCCAACGATGGAGCTGAATGACCAAGGTGGTTACTTCGACCTTGCGCCTACAGATCTTGGTGAGAACTGCCGCCGCGAGATCGTTCTTACTCTAGAAGAAATGGGCTTTGAAATCGAAGCTTCCCACCATGAAGTTGCACCTGGGCAGCACGAGATCGATTTCAAATATGCTGATGCTGTGAAAGCGGCAGACCAGATTCAGACCTTCAAGCTGGTTGTAAAAACAATCGCTCGTCAGCATGGTCTCCATGCAACATTTATGCCAAAACCGTTGTTCGGTGTGAACGGTTCCGGTATGCACTGTCACCAATCCCTGTTCAAAGGTGATGTGAACTCGTTCTACGAGGAAAGTGATACTCTGGGCCTTAGCCAGACTGCCCGTTATTACATGGCTGGTATACTGAAGCACGCTCGTGCTTTTGCAGCGATTACTAACCCGACAGTGAACTCATACAAACGTCTGGTTCCTGGTTACGAAGCGCCTTGTTATGTAGCATGGTCCTCCAGTAACCGGAGTCCAATGATCCGTATCCCTGCTTCCCGTGGTCTGGGGACTCGTGTCGAGGTTCGTAACCCGGATCCGGCTGCAAATCCTTATCTTGCGCTTGCGGTAATGCTTAAAGCAGGTCTTGATGGAATCAAGAACGAGATTCCTCTTGTAGATCCAGTTGACCGTAACATCTATGTAATGTCAGAGGAAGAGCGCGTTGAAGAGGGCATTCCTAGCCTTCCATCTGATCTGAAGGAAGCACTAGGTGAGCTGATTCGCAGTGAAGTGATTACCGAAGCCCTTGGCGATCATGCACTATCCCACTTCTATGAACTCAAAGAAATTGAGTGGGATATGTTCCGCACTCAAGTTCACCAATGGGAACGTGACCAATATATTACTTTGTACTAAGATTGAGAGAACCCCTGGCGCTTTAAGCGGCAGGGGTTCTTTTTTAGTGGAAATTCCAACCAGACATAATACAATTCCCACGATCCCGCCTAACTGGACCATAACCAAGTATGCCTCGCATCGCTCAGAATCTCCTTCAACCTTCCATCCTTCATTAATATACCATCCCCAGTATGGCTTAAATAACTGAACCACGCCAAGAGATAAGGTTGTGGGCCTAATAGGAGCACCATTTGATCATCCACTTATTAAATATAACGTCAAAGCTAGTGAATTATTCCAGATGGGCATCTAACAGAACGTTAACTACTGTTCGTCTGCTCGGTAGATTGAGAGGCGCGGCCAAATACGATCCCATTGCTTTTGGTCCATCCGTTGTTCGTATACTCGCAACCTTTCAGGAGTGGCCTTGAAGAAAGGAGTTGGTTGTACTTGAAGATCAATAAGGTCTTGAATTCCCCAAGGGGCAGTCAGTATAACAGCTCCGCTAGAGCTTAAGGAAATCCCAATAGAAGTGGCTGTCTCTGGGAATTTAGATATGGCATCTTCACTTGATTTGTAGGGTGGAAGGTTGTTAGGTATATGCATGCGCGCTTGATTCTTGATAGACCAAGGGAGGCCTGGTTGAATGGATAGCAGCCTCTGTTCCAACTCCTTCTCATATGCCTCATTCGGATTATTTGGATCAAAGAAGATTACATCAATGTCAGCGAGAGGGGTAGGACTGGAATAACCATGCACAACATCCCAGAGCTTCGAGCGGATGGCGCCCGCACAGATCCACCAATCCGGCAGCTCTAATCTGGCAGCAGCCTTTAGCAGGCTTAACATCCATTCATCATGTTCAATTAGACAGATAATGTCCTCTTCAGTACAAA contains:
- a CDS encoding MerR family transcriptional regulator codes for the protein MGDEIRRNMALFPIGIVMKLTDLSARQIRYYEQHQLIVPARTSGNQRLFSFNDVERLLEIKALIDKGVNIAGIKQVMTPMIKESQEATVITNDTEEKRKVLTDSQLYRMLKQELVTGGKRPGQVSLIQGELSRFFKQ
- the glnA gene encoding type I glutamate--ammonia ligase — translated: MSYTKEDILRIAKEENVRFIRLQFTDLLGTIKNVEIPVSQLPKALDNKMMFDGSSIEGYVRIEESDMYLYPDLETWVIFPWVAEDRVARLICDVYMPDGTPFAGDPRGILKRNLAEAKELGYTSMNVGPEPEFFLFKTDEKGNPTMELNDQGGYFDLAPTDLGENCRREIVLTLEEMGFEIEASHHEVAPGQHEIDFKYADAVKAADQIQTFKLVVKTIARQHGLHATFMPKPLFGVNGSGMHCHQSLFKGDVNSFYEESDTLGLSQTARYYMAGILKHARAFAAITNPTVNSYKRLVPGYEAPCYVAWSSSNRSPMIRIPASRGLGTRVEVRNPDPAANPYLALAVMLKAGLDGIKNEIPLVDPVDRNIYVMSEEERVEEGIPSLPSDLKEALGELIRSEVITEALGDHALSHFYELKEIEWDMFRTQVHQWERDQYITLY
- a CDS encoding methionine gamma-lyase family protein, with amino-acid sequence MAVFSDQIMKWMELAETKAASRFKAIDRIVDTNQWKVIEAFKKHQVSDFHFAGSTGYAYNDRGREVLDLVYAEVFGAEAALVRPHFASGTHTIATALFGVLRPGDELLYITGRPYDTLHKVIGKPGDGTGSLGDYGILYKEAALLDDGGVDWDLVSSLITTATKVIGIQRSRGYDWRDSFRVDQIEEMVKRVKEIKQDVIVFVDNCYGEFTEDREPTEVGADLIAGSLIKNPGGGLAETGGYICGKAEYVELAAYRLTAPGIGGEVGAMLGTTRGIYQGLFMAPTIVGQAVKGSVIAAAVFEQAGFESKPKWDEPRTDLIQAIAFTSSAHLIAFVQGIQRAAAVDGHVVPEAWDMPGYEHPVIMAAGTFIQGGSLELSADAPIREPFIAYMQGGLTYSHVKYGILTALQNMINHNLL
- the hflX gene encoding GTPase HflX, with the translated sequence MRNSTYETKTTLPDKAVLVSLVTNEVKRSGIDPEYSLNELVQLAETAGVEIADVIVQNRETPDTRWFIGKGKVEELRAAIDAMGANTAIFDQELSGAQVRNLEETLDVKIIDRTQLILDIFAQRAKTREGIIQVELAQHSYLLPRLSGHGKNLSRLGGGIGTRGPGESKLETDRRHIRNRISELKAQLDEVTKHRKLHRERRKENGVVQVALVGYTNAGKSTLLKQLTAADVYIENQLFATLDPTSRALILPSGKEVVLTDTVGFIQNLPHDLVASFRATLEEANEADLILHVVDASSDTRDEQMKVVDRILNDLGASGTPQVVLYNKKDLCTPEQLELLPSGEDHIKISAYDEKDLEIIREVIQDKLTGETVTFRIPAARGDLSSVIYRVGDVIGQEIEEDDLLFEVRLNQADYEKHGYLLKEYEVRS
- a CDS encoding nucleotidyltransferase family protein produces the protein MLFCTEEDIICLIEHDEWMLSLLKAAARLELPDWWICAGAIRSKLWDVVHGYSSPTPLADIDVIFFDPNNPNEAYEKELEQRLLSIQPGLPWSIKNQARMHIPNNLPPYKSSEDAISKFPETATSIGISLSSSGAVILTAPWGIQDLIDLQVQPTPFFKATPERLRVYEQRMDQKQWDRIWPRLSIYRADEQ